One Triticum dicoccoides isolate Atlit2015 ecotype Zavitan chromosome 4B, WEW_v2.0, whole genome shotgun sequence genomic window carries:
- the LOC119291693 gene encoding tryptamine benzoyltransferase 1-like, translated as MEITSSTMVNPAYAVPHPLVGEKVPLTVFDRAALDIFVPTVLAYPAPAPSNEALREGLLKAVAPYPYLAGRLALDDHGRRFLHVNNEGVLLIEATVPVDLADVLVDGRMAAGVEDLYPTLPEENIGAALLQIQLNRYKCGGLVVGISCHHHTADGHSMSMFFTAWATAVREGKDFTTPTPFLDRARTALPRITPTPVFDHRSLEFTCGDGDAYAVVPMDRIKNLTLDFTAEFVADLKSRVGTRCSTFQCLLAHVWKKLTAARGLKPEEFTKVRLAVNCRGRADPPVPMDFFGNMVLWAFPRLQVRDILNSSYGSVVGVIRDAVARIDDQYVQSFVDFGGVADANGEELVATAAAAGTMFCPDAEVDSWLGFRFHQLDFGTGAPSAFVPPDLPFEGLMIFMPSRKANGGVDLFMAVAEEHVAAFQQICYSLD; from the exons ATGGAGATTACGAGCAGCACGATGGTGAACCCGGCGTACGCCGTGCCGCACCCGCTCGTCGGCGAGAAGGTGCCGCTGACCGTCTTCGACCGCGCCGCCCTGGACATCTTCGTCCCCACCGTGCTCGCGTACCCCGCGCCGGCGCCGTCCAACGAGGCGCTCAGGGAAGGGCTCCTCAAGGCCGTCGCGCCCTACCCTTACCTGGCGGGGCGCCTCGCCCTCGACGACCACGGCCGGCGCTTCCTCCACGTCAACAACGAGGGCGTGCTCCTGATCGAGGCCACCGTCCCGGTCGACCTGGCGGACGTGCTCGTCGACGGCCGCATGGCCGCTGGCGTCGAGGACCTCTACCCTACGTTACCAGAG GAAAACATCGGGGCGGCGCTGCTGCAGATCCAGCTGAACAGGTACAAGTGCGGTGGTCTCGTGGTCGGCATAAGCTGCCACCACCACACCGCCGACGGCCATTCCATGAGCATGTTCTTCACCGCGTGGGCAACGGCGGTGCGCGAGGGTAAGGACTTCACCACGCCGACCCCGTTCCTCGACCGTGCGAGAACTGCGTTGCCTCGAATCACGCCGACGCCGGTGTTCGATCACCGGTCACTGGAGTTCACGTGTGGAGATGGAGACGCCTACGCCGTCGTCCCCATGGATAGGataaaaaacctcaccctggacttcACGGCCGAGTTCGTCGCCGACCTCAAATCCCGCGTGGGCACACGTTGCAGCACCTTCCAGTGCCTACTAGCGCACGTCTGGAAGAAGCTCACGGCGGCGCGGGGCCTGAAGCCGGAGGAGTTCACCAAGGTGAGGCTGGCCGTGAACTGCAGGGGTAGGGCCGACCCTCCTGTGCCGATGGACTTCTTCGGGAACATGGTGCTCTGGGCTTTTCCAAGGCTTCAGGTCCGGGACATCCTGAACTCGAGCTACGGCAGCGTGGTCGGCGTCATCCGCGACGCCGTGGCGCGCATCGACGACCAGTACGTGCAGTCCTTCGTGGACTTCGGCGGAGTGGCGGACGCGAACGGGGAGGAGCTCGTCGCGACGGCGGCCGCTGCCGGCACGATGTTCTGCCCGGACGCAGAGGTGGACAGCTGGCTGGGATTCAGGTTCCACCAGCTCGATTTTGGCACCGGCGCACCGTCCGCTTTCGTGCCGCCGGACTTGCCTTTCGAGGGGCTCATGATCTTCATGCCGTCGCGCAAGGCGAACGGTGGCGTCGATCTCTTCATGGCCGTCGCGGAGGAGCACGTCGCGGCGTTCCAGCAGATCTGCTACTCGTTAGATTGA